The Thunnus thynnus chromosome 2, fThuThy2.1, whole genome shotgun sequence genome includes a region encoding these proteins:
- the LOC137169693 gene encoding tetratricopeptide repeat protein 16 isoform X2, which yields MDTSEKRNEQTVEEQSLFPTAVSEEELDEARRKNTFKQLFGSSKIFLAGEKHPQRPDLQGSLIIQNKAAQHYTEGKEAMGKSQYEKAVICFSKAIALQPEQTQLYVNQGEAYLQLCDFQSAAACYKQAWLLEPEAFSARLAFIYYLHGQCLFDGGSFLEALEAFSKAAEVKPGCRAYEYRSLACLSAAGQYSDCLKLVNNWMFVDGPTSDLYVLRARLHRHLNQASRCYQDVKSALALNPTCPEAGALLLQLQETSEWARQKAVDRSLSGQLPDALCMINIALANSPQDGRLYLFRGILYRRLKDFTAAIEDLVQAVELDQEVGEESRGQVEATDEEECGSVQKEAQFQLVLTYNDFAVQCFSRGLYAEAVLLLNKGIQEEKGQAGLYLNRGDCFFMQGEWCYALADYRQAEEMMRPDDPAVRLRLAVLYNTLGSLCFQEGCFQEAADRFSLAIQYNPTVGQYYESRAKAFRKLLNLEGARSDFICTLILDPTNKELPPMLMSLFPGRSMSDVLSSRTGQAVRAQLTDTIQACSSSPDQQSDTLSEKLQMMTLTSDNTASQSEDSSEAGKELKLNVNQQELQMMMMKSTLQQTNEAVQSLLHQHPAVHHTGPPPPSTQRNRTKPPVDMRGSHTATRDLGCLESTSKK from the exons ATGGACACTTCTGAGAAGAGAAATGAACAAACG GTAGAAGAGCAGAGTTTATTTCCCACTGCTGTGTCAGAAGAGGAGCTGGATGAAGCCCGGAGGAAAAACACCTTCAAGCAGCTTTTTGGCTCCAGTAAAATCTTTCTGGCAGGAGAGAAACACCCTCAAAGACCAGACCTGCAGGGGAGCCTCATCATACAGAACAAGGCTGCACAGCA ttACACTGAGGGAAAAGAAGCAATGGGAAAGTCCCAGTATGAGAAGGCTGTGATCTGCTTCTCCAAAGCCATCGCACTGCAGCCAGAACAG acTCAGCTGTATGTGAACCAGGGGGAGGCGTACCTGCAGCTGTGTGACTTccagtcagcagcagcctgttaTAAACAGGCCTGGCTTCTGGAGCCTGAGGCCTTCAGCGCTCGCTTGGCCTTTATCTACTACCTCCAT ggtcagtgtttgtttgatgGAGGCTCTTTCTTGGAGGCTCTGGAGGCCTTCAGCAAAGCTGCTGAGGTGAAGCCTGGCTGCAGGGCCTACGAGTATAGAAG TCTGgcctgtctgtcagcagcaggtcAGTACAGTGACTGTCTGAAGCTGGTGAACAACTGGATGTTTGTAGACGGTCCCACGTCTGACCTTTACGTCCTCAGAGCCCGACTGCACAGACATCTCAACCAG GCGTCACGATGTTATCAAGACGTGAAGTCGGCTCTGGCGTTGAACCCGACGTGTCCGGAGGCCGGagcgctgctgctgcagctgcaggagaccaGCGAATGGGCCAGACAGAAGGCCGTGGACAGATCTCTGAGCGGCCAGCTGCCTGACGCCCTCTGTATGATCAACATCGCTCTGGCCAACAGCCCGCAGGACGGACGCCTCTACCTGTTCAG AGGGATTCTGTACCGGCGTCTGAAAGACTTCACAGCAGCCATCGAGGATCTGGTCCAGGCTGTCGAGCTAGACCAGGAGGTTGGGGAGGAGTCCAGAGGTCAGGTGGAGGCCACAGATGAGGAGGAGTGCGGCTCCGTGCAGAAGGAGGCGCAGTTTCAGCTGGTTCTCACCTACAATGATTTTGCTGTTCAGTGCTTCAGCAGGGGCCTCTACGCTGAGGCGGTGCTGCTACTCAACAAAGGCATTCAGGAGGAGAAGGGCCAGGCGGGCCTGTACCTGAACCGAGGAG actgtTTCTTTATGCAGGGGGAGTGGTGTTACGCTCTGGCTGACTACCGGCAGGCAGAGGAGATGATGAGACCTGACGACCCGGCTGTCAGGCTCCGCCTCGCTGTCCTCTACAACACGCTGGGCTCCCTCTGCTTCCAGGAGgg GTGTTTCCAGGAGGCGGCTGACAGGTTTTCTCTGGCCATCCAGTACAACCCAACAGTAGGTCAGTACTATGAGAGCAGAGCCAAGGCTTTCCGAAAGCTCCTGAACCTGGAGGGAGCCAGATCGGACTTCATCTGCACGCTGATCCTGGATCCCACCAACAAGGAG CTGCCTCCTATGCTGATGAGCCTGTTCCCCGGACGCAGCATGTCAGATGTTCTGTCCAGTCGAACAGGACAAGCAGTCAGAGCCCAGCTGACGGACACCATCCAGGCCTGCAGCTCCTCGCCAGATCAGCAAAGCGACAC ACTGAGTGAGAAGCTCCAAATGATGACTCTGACCAGTGACAACACAGCGAGCCAATCAGAAGACTCATCCGAAGCAGGGAAGGAGTTGAAGTTGAATGTAAATCAACAGGAGctgcagatgatgatgatgaagagcacTCTGCAG CAGACGAATGAAGCGGTTCAATCGCTTCTCCATCAGCATCCAGCTGTGCACCACACCGGCCCACCGCCTCCTTCCACACAGAGGAACCGCACCAAACCACCTGTAGACATGAGAGGAAGTCATACTGCAACAAGAGATTTGGGATGTTTGGAATCCACATCTAAGAAATGA
- the slc2a8 gene encoding solute carrier family 2, facilitated glucose transporter member 8 produces MDIQNERRRLLDAEGGDEDPTGLMSEHEAYLSKVKNRKLYLATFASVLGPMSFGFVLGYSSPAIPDLTQISDPRLRLDDVQASWFGSIVTLGAAAGGLLGGWMVEKIGRKLSLMFCSLPFVFGFTIIIAAQNVWMLHLGRVLTGVASGVTSLVVPLYISEMCHERVRGTLGSCVQLMVVLGIMGVYLAGLYLDWRWLAICSSIPPTLLMVCMCFMPETPRFLLSQGKRREAEEALRFLRGPDAPVEWECARIEDACDEQGSSFQMSDLKDPGVYKPLVIGIMLMIFQQLTGINAIMFYAENIFEQAHFKDSDLASVIVGLIQVVFTGVAALIMDKAGRKLLLIMSGVAMAISTTAFGVYFYLISKVHSTTLTSDLVLDVQSQVGEEPHADLAWLALASMAIFITGFALGWGPIPWLIMSEIFPLKVRGFASAVCVLTNWSMAFIVTKTFQDMMILLTSAGTFWLFASMCTLNVIFTIALIPETKGKTLEQIEAIFRGTSGP; encoded by the exons ATGGACATCCAGAACGAGAGGAGAAGGCTCCTGGATGCGGAGGGAGGTGATGAGGATCCGACTGGACTCATGTCTGAGCATGAGGCTTATCTGAG CAAAGTGAAGAACAGGAAGTTGTACCTTGCAACATTTGCGTCCGTCCTGGGCCCCATGAGCTTCGGGTTTGTTTTGGGCTACAGCTCTCCTGCCATCCCTGACCTCACCCAGATCTCAGACCCTCGGCTGCGGCTGGACGATGTCCAGGCCTCCTGGTTTGGG TCCATCGTGACGTTGGGAGCGGCGGCGGGCGGCCTGCTGGGCGGCTGGATGGTGGAGAAGATCGGCAGGAAGCTCAGTCTGATGTTCTGCTCGCTGCCGTTTGTCTTCGgtttcaccatcatcatcgCGGCGCAGAACGTTTGGATGCTTCACCTCGGCAGGGTGCTCACCGGCGTCGCCAGCGGAGTCACCTCGCTGGTCGTCCCG CTGTATATCTCTGAGATGTGTCATGAACGTGTTCGAGGGACGTTAGGCTCCTGCGTGCAGCTCATGGTGGTGCTCGGCATCATGGGAGTGTATCTCGCAG GTCTATACCTGGACTGGCGCTGGCTGGCGATCTGCAGCTCCATCCCACCGACGCTGCTGATGGTGTGTATGTGCTTCATGCCGGAGACGCCCAGGTTCCTGCTGTCCCAGGGCAAGAGGCGGGAAGCCGAGGAGGCGCTGCGCTTCTTGCGAGGACCGGACGCCCCCGTCGAATGGGAGTGCGCCCGCATTGAGGACGCCTGTGACGAGCAG gGGTCTAGTTTCCAGATGTCCGACCTGAAGGACCCTGGTGTCTACAAGCCTCTGGTGATCGGCATCATGCTGATGATCTTTCAACAGCTGACTGGGATCAATGCCATCATGTTCTACgctgaaaacatatttgaacAGGCACATTTCAAG GACAGTGACCTGGCCTCAGTGATCGTGGGTCTGATTCAGGTGGTCTTCACAGGAGTGGCAGCGCTGATCATGGACAAGGCCGGAAGAAAACTTCTTCTCATCATGTCAG gtgttgccatggcgatcAGCACCACAGCGTTCGGGGTTTATTTCTACCTGATATCCAAAGTTCACAGCACCACCTTGACGAGCGACCTGGTGCTGGACGTCCAGAGCCAGGTGGGTGAAGAGCCCCACGCTGACCTGGCCTGGCTGGCCCTGGCCAGTATGGCCATCTTCATCACAG gtttcGCTCTGGGTTGGGGTCCAATCCCGTGGCTGATCATGTCGGAGATTTTCCCACTCAAAGTGAGAGGGTTTGCCAGCGCCGTCTGTGTGCTCACCAACTGGAGCATGGCGTTCATAGTCACCAAAACCTTCCAGGATATGATG ATTCTTCTAACCAGCGCTGGAACCTTCTGGCTGTTCGCCTCCATGTGCACCCTCAACGTCATCTTCACCATCGCCTTAATCCCAGAAACCAAGGGCAAGACACTCGAGCAGATCGAAGCCATATTCAGAGGGACATCAGGTCCATAA
- the LOC137169693 gene encoding tetratricopeptide repeat protein 16 isoform X1, with product MDTSEKRNEQTQVEEQSLFPTAVSEEELDEARRKNTFKQLFGSSKIFLAGEKHPQRPDLQGSLIIQNKAAQHYTEGKEAMGKSQYEKAVICFSKAIALQPEQTQLYVNQGEAYLQLCDFQSAAACYKQAWLLEPEAFSARLAFIYYLHGQCLFDGGSFLEALEAFSKAAEVKPGCRAYEYRSLACLSAAGQYSDCLKLVNNWMFVDGPTSDLYVLRARLHRHLNQASRCYQDVKSALALNPTCPEAGALLLQLQETSEWARQKAVDRSLSGQLPDALCMINIALANSPQDGRLYLFRGILYRRLKDFTAAIEDLVQAVELDQEVGEESRGQVEATDEEECGSVQKEAQFQLVLTYNDFAVQCFSRGLYAEAVLLLNKGIQEEKGQAGLYLNRGDCFFMQGEWCYALADYRQAEEMMRPDDPAVRLRLAVLYNTLGSLCFQEGCFQEAADRFSLAIQYNPTVGQYYESRAKAFRKLLNLEGARSDFICTLILDPTNKELPPMLMSLFPGRSMSDVLSSRTGQAVRAQLTDTIQACSSSPDQQSDTLSEKLQMMTLTSDNTASQSEDSSEAGKELKLNVNQQELQMMMMKSTLQQTNEAVQSLLHQHPAVHHTGPPPPSTQRNRTKPPVDMRGSHTATRDLGCLESTSKK from the exons ATGGACACTTCTGAGAAGAGAAATGAACAAACG CAGGTAGAAGAGCAGAGTTTATTTCCCACTGCTGTGTCAGAAGAGGAGCTGGATGAAGCCCGGAGGAAAAACACCTTCAAGCAGCTTTTTGGCTCCAGTAAAATCTTTCTGGCAGGAGAGAAACACCCTCAAAGACCAGACCTGCAGGGGAGCCTCATCATACAGAACAAGGCTGCACAGCA ttACACTGAGGGAAAAGAAGCAATGGGAAAGTCCCAGTATGAGAAGGCTGTGATCTGCTTCTCCAAAGCCATCGCACTGCAGCCAGAACAG acTCAGCTGTATGTGAACCAGGGGGAGGCGTACCTGCAGCTGTGTGACTTccagtcagcagcagcctgttaTAAACAGGCCTGGCTTCTGGAGCCTGAGGCCTTCAGCGCTCGCTTGGCCTTTATCTACTACCTCCAT ggtcagtgtttgtttgatgGAGGCTCTTTCTTGGAGGCTCTGGAGGCCTTCAGCAAAGCTGCTGAGGTGAAGCCTGGCTGCAGGGCCTACGAGTATAGAAG TCTGgcctgtctgtcagcagcaggtcAGTACAGTGACTGTCTGAAGCTGGTGAACAACTGGATGTTTGTAGACGGTCCCACGTCTGACCTTTACGTCCTCAGAGCCCGACTGCACAGACATCTCAACCAG GCGTCACGATGTTATCAAGACGTGAAGTCGGCTCTGGCGTTGAACCCGACGTGTCCGGAGGCCGGagcgctgctgctgcagctgcaggagaccaGCGAATGGGCCAGACAGAAGGCCGTGGACAGATCTCTGAGCGGCCAGCTGCCTGACGCCCTCTGTATGATCAACATCGCTCTGGCCAACAGCCCGCAGGACGGACGCCTCTACCTGTTCAG AGGGATTCTGTACCGGCGTCTGAAAGACTTCACAGCAGCCATCGAGGATCTGGTCCAGGCTGTCGAGCTAGACCAGGAGGTTGGGGAGGAGTCCAGAGGTCAGGTGGAGGCCACAGATGAGGAGGAGTGCGGCTCCGTGCAGAAGGAGGCGCAGTTTCAGCTGGTTCTCACCTACAATGATTTTGCTGTTCAGTGCTTCAGCAGGGGCCTCTACGCTGAGGCGGTGCTGCTACTCAACAAAGGCATTCAGGAGGAGAAGGGCCAGGCGGGCCTGTACCTGAACCGAGGAG actgtTTCTTTATGCAGGGGGAGTGGTGTTACGCTCTGGCTGACTACCGGCAGGCAGAGGAGATGATGAGACCTGACGACCCGGCTGTCAGGCTCCGCCTCGCTGTCCTCTACAACACGCTGGGCTCCCTCTGCTTCCAGGAGgg GTGTTTCCAGGAGGCGGCTGACAGGTTTTCTCTGGCCATCCAGTACAACCCAACAGTAGGTCAGTACTATGAGAGCAGAGCCAAGGCTTTCCGAAAGCTCCTGAACCTGGAGGGAGCCAGATCGGACTTCATCTGCACGCTGATCCTGGATCCCACCAACAAGGAG CTGCCTCCTATGCTGATGAGCCTGTTCCCCGGACGCAGCATGTCAGATGTTCTGTCCAGTCGAACAGGACAAGCAGTCAGAGCCCAGCTGACGGACACCATCCAGGCCTGCAGCTCCTCGCCAGATCAGCAAAGCGACAC ACTGAGTGAGAAGCTCCAAATGATGACTCTGACCAGTGACAACACAGCGAGCCAATCAGAAGACTCATCCGAAGCAGGGAAGGAGTTGAAGTTGAATGTAAATCAACAGGAGctgcagatgatgatgatgaagagcacTCTGCAG CAGACGAATGAAGCGGTTCAATCGCTTCTCCATCAGCATCCAGCTGTGCACCACACCGGCCCACCGCCTCCTTCCACACAGAGGAACCGCACCAAACCACCTGTAGACATGAGAGGAAGTCATACTGCAACAAGAGATTTGGGATGTTTGGAATCCACATCTAAGAAATGA